The DNA sequence TTTACGATGGCAACCACCTGATAATGGATTGGAGAATTCGAACCGAAAGAAATACCACAGAAGATGAATTTAATCTCCTTATTACCGGTCTTTTTGCCGGCAGCGGGATTCGGCCAAAGGAAATCGACCGGACCATTATTTCCAGCGTTGTACCGCCCATGGTAACCATCCTGAATCATTTTTGCGTTAAATATTTGGGATATTCACCGCACTGGGTTGATGCTGCATCCTATACCGGCATGCCAATTCCTTACTACAATCCTGAAGATGTTGGAGCAGACAGGATTGTTAATGCAGTGGCCGCATTTGATAAATACCATTGTAGCTTAATTGTGATAGATTTTGGAACAGCCACAACCTTTGATGCTATTTCTGAAAAAGGAGAA is a window from the Thermodesulfobacteriota bacterium genome containing:
- a CDS encoding type III pantothenate kinase, whose protein sequence is MLLVIDIGNTNTVIGVYDGNHLIMDWRIRTERNTTEDEFNLLITGLFAGSGIRPKEIDRTIISSVVPPMVTILNHFCVKYLGYSPHWVDAASYTGMPIPYYNPEDVGADRIVNAVAAFDKYHCSLIVIDFGTATTFDAISEKGEYLGGAISPGIMIASEALFRKASKLPRVEIFVPPESVIGKDTAGSIKAGIIYGYAGLVDGMVKRMKAEMGTDPRIIATGGLAELIHKVSETIEAVEPALTLDGLKIISNHL